A stretch of DNA from Xyrauchen texanus isolate HMW12.3.18 chromosome 36, RBS_HiC_50CHRs, whole genome shotgun sequence:
acCTCTGAAaatttcagattctaagctttaaaatgatacctcatattataaatacagaaatttttatgttttaaacgtAAACTTTTTTACAATATATCGCCCCTTTGTACCCGCCGTCAGGTCCAACAGAGTTTAAGGTCTATACTGGAGAAGGATGTGTGGAACATAAGGAAATCTCTGGGCAGAAAGATCAAAATCTAAATGACATTTTACTGGTTATTTTTCACTTGAATCCATTACCCACTAAAATCAGATGACAAGTTCTGTTCTTACCCACCTTTCAGATTGATAGAAGAGTGGATAAACTATATTTCAACAAGACAACTTTTATTTGCCTTTACAGTTAATTCAGCATTTctgaattatttttgaagacgACAACAATTTTACTGGCAGCCTGTAAAATGAAATACTAATATCAGACCAGGAACTTCAGCATTTGTAAATTTACAAAAAGCATACAGATATACAAAGACACATAACCTATTTAATCTAATAGAACAGTGTACTTATAAACATTTATGGCATCTCAGATTTCGTGGAtaagcaaaactctttccacacttgTCACACATGTATTCCTTCTCCCCAGTGTGTATGTGCTTGTGAGCTTTGAGAGCATTAGACTGGTTAAATCCTCGCCCACACACGTCACAGCTGAAGGGCTTTTCTCCCGTGTGTATGCGCTGGTGTCTACGTAGGTTTCCTAAGGTGCAAAAACCTTTGCCACACACGTCGCAACTAAATGGTCTTTTGCCAGTATGTGAGATCTGGTGAGTCTTAAGGCAAGTCTGTTGACTGAATTTTTTCCCACACACCGAGCAGCTAAAGGGCTTTTCTCCTGTATGAGTCCTCTCATGAATTTTCACACTACCAGCACTCTGAAAGGTCTTTCCACACACACAACACCTGTGTTTGTTGCTCATGCCGTGTTTCTGCTGGTGAGATTTCAAGGTGCTGATAGAGCCGAAGGTCTCTCCACACACTGTACAGGGGACAGGAAGCTGCCCCGCATGAGTTTGGAGatgtgtttttgttgtatttatgcAACCTGATACCACCCCGCATACAACACAGCTGTGGCCATTTTGTCCTGCATGCTGTCCCTCATGCAACTTAAGCATCCATTTCTGTACAAAGCCCTGAGCACAAGTTTTGCATTTGTGTGGTTTCTCACCAGTGTGAGTACGTTTGTGTGCCTTCAGTGAATCAAGCTGGTTGAAACTTCGTCCACATGTCTGGCAGGTGAATGGCTTCTCCCCTGTATGGATTCTCTGGTGGCGACGTAGATTGTTGTGAATGCCAAAGCTCTTTCCACAAACATCGCATGTATGCAGCTTCTCTCCTGAGTGCACGATTAGATGCTTTGTGAGATAATAAGCTTGAGGAAAAGACTTGCCACAAACTTTACAAGTAAAAGTTTTGTTTGGGTGATGAATCCTCTGGTGATTCTTAAGCTGTTTGTGTTCGGTGAAAGTCTCGCCACACGGATTGCAAATAAAAGGTCCCCTGTCAGCATGAAGCTGGGAGTGTACATCCAAACTGAGTTTACGGGTAAAACACTTACCACACTGTGAACAGCTGAAGGGTTTCCCAGCTGCTGCATGAACAACCTGATGAGCTTTTAATAGAATAAGGGTGTCACATTTTTTTCTACAGTGTTTACAGCTAAACTGTTTACCTCTCCTTCTACAGCTCGCTAGCGCCCTTGTGCTTTTTAAAACTCTGAAACTTCTAGATTTTTCTGCATCATCCAAAGTTGAACAGCCGACGTCTTCCGCAACACCATTCTTCTCTGATGGCACAAGCGGAGGATGGTTTTGTATTGCTGCATCACTGACTTTATAATTGCTGTTTTCTAAGCAATCCGTTGACACCTCTTCCGTGATGATCACTGTATCCTTTGTTTTAGAGggcttttaaaaaaagaaaaagataaccATTAACATCAACTTATAATTAACCTACTGAGTAACAAATTAACTACAGAGATTAATCAAGGTTGTGCAAAGTTAAAAATACAACCCACCTCTTGTTTTATGTCTGAATGAGATactgttttctctttctctaCATCTATGATCTCCTGTTCATAGCTCACGAGGACAGCAGTTTTCTCCTCAGAGGCTGCAAATTGATAACAGACAAGTAATCTTACAGGGCAAGTTTGTCcagaaatttaaattctgtaataatttacttaatctcatgttgttccaaaccaatctgacttactttcttccgtggaacacaaaagatgtaagGGCTCTATTTTTGAGAGTGTGCAAAGAGCAGCGCTACGCGTTACGACCGTGCGCTACGACAATGCACTACTTCTTATCTGATTTTCATGAGAGCACTAATACTTAGCACAATTTTCGTGGGAGCACAGAGTGCAAGTGGCCATggttgggagtgtttgcgctataagagggtgtatgcgtgcaaactTTAGGTGTAATTTGTgctaatgaagtggcgcaaagcgtAATTTGCTATTTTTCTGAGAAATAGGCCATTACGCTAAGAAGTTTCAGCAGGTCTGaaacccccagatcatcaccgatcctccacctggtcatctaattgTTAGACGGACACCTGGAGAAGCCTTCAAGCCACattgtctcgcacccactgtgaaatttggtggaggatcggtgattatctgggggtgcttcagcaaggccgGACTGGATTAGTCTTTGTGAAagacacatgaatcaagccatgtacaaggttattCAGGAAGAAAAATTGCTTCCTTCTGCACTGACattgttccccaactctgaggattgtttttgatccagcaggacaatgctccatgccacacagccaggtcaatcaaggtgtggatggaggaccactggatcaagaccctgtcatggccagcccaatctccagacctgaaccccattgaaaacctctgaatgtgatcaagaggaagatggatgccacaagccatcaaacaaagctgaactgcttgaatttttgcaccaggagtggcataaaatcacccaacagcaatgtgaaagactggtagagagcatgccaagacgcataaAAGCTGTGATTGGAAATCTGGGTTATTacaccaaatattaatttctgAACTCTGCCTGAGTTAAAAAATTAGcaatttgttgtttaaaaattaatatgaacttgttttctttggattattcaaggtctgaaaacaatacatattttttgATATTTAGACCAATTGTCATTTTCAGGAAattaatgctctaaatgacaatatttttatttggaatttgggagaaatgttgtcagtactttatagaaaacAAAAATTTTCCTTTTACTCAAAcaaatacctataaatagtaaatccaaagaaactgatcattttgcagtggtcactGCATGGTACGTCAATAGCaccgccctcaaccgcaaagtggctcaaagggtggtgtgaactgccagacacatcatcgggaGTTGAACTTCACTCTCTTAATGACATATACACCagacggtgtgtgaaaaaagctcggaggatcatcagagactccagccacctgagccatgTGCTGCTCTCACAGCTACCAttaggcaggcggtatcgcaccATGAGCGCACCAGCCAAATTCATGATAGATTCTTCCCCCGAGCAAACAGACTTTTGAaatcttgatctctcacgatcaatatacatcagcactgcactttattaatctcacactggactgtcataaaatatattctctcttaacaacacactggcaactgactatcaaccaacAGCCTGATATCAATACAACACAATaccacctactgtatattttatatatactatttttattatgtactgtatcttctatattgtgtgttttttatactctacattgtatattattgtttgtatattgttttgtgtgtaaatatgtatacattagatatgtaaattgtgttgtgtaaatctgatgtttattgtaaattggtatatgtctcatcactgtcatactgctatgttgctcagaactgcacaaaagactttcacctactgttgcacttgtgtatatggttgagtgacaataaagagatttgatttcttaatttttttccagagctcTGTTTGtgtaatagatagatagatagatagatagatagatagagaataTATAATAGAAgaaaatacaaatctacaaattaaaaataaaagtggtaaaaaaacaaaatcaaagtcACTTCTAAAATTGGGCATTCACCAAAATGTGGCATAAATGTTTATTTCAAACCCTGTTAATGAATCTCACCTTGAGTAAGCTGGTCAGTGGATGGACTTCTGTGGGGACCAATGTCTGTTAAATAAGCCTGTTGTTTCTTGAGCCTGTTGTTTGTTTTATCTTTCTGTACAATTTTCTTCTGTTTCTCAACGTGCTTCAATCTTGCTTTCTGAGCATCCTGTGCAATCTGACCAGGTGTCGATTCAAGACGCTGAAGCGCAGAGAAAAGCCGGCATATTTTTTCCACAGCTTCTTTTGCCTGCACTTCTAACACACAGTTCAGCTGGGTCTGAAATATAAGAAAAAATCAATTTATAATTGTGAgaaatacaataatatttttaaactgAGATTCAAGCATgtcattaaatatatttacaacCTACATAAGATGCTCTGTTCAAAGAATAATCACAAAAAAGCAAAACTGCTTCctttaaaacaaatctaatctgGTTTCTAAACTGAAAatcctcttatcatttactcacactcatgcatcccagatgtgtgactttctttcctctgctcaacacaaattaaatgtttagaagattatttcagatctgtaggtcttTTCAATAAAATTGAATGGGATCCAAAACTTTGaatttccaaatatatatatatggcatcactttggttgagaaacagatatttaaatcctttttttaactataaatatccactttcagaatatgaaagtggagacttaaatgtaaaaaaaaaagtacttaaatattgttctgtttctcacacacacctattatagagtcatatggattacttttatgctgccttaaggAGCTTGAAAGGTTtgatccccattcacttgcattgtatggacctaaatagctgaaatattcttctaaaaatcttagtttgagtTCTGCATAAGTTTTAGTGTGTAAATATCTTAATTCAGCTAACAAATGTAGGCTGGTTTTAGCCGTTTCGTCAGCAGCGATGGTTTAGCAAGTAAACGCAGCATGCAAAAAGCGTGATCACTTCATTACCAGAATTGATGTACACTTACTGTAAACTCCAGGTTTGCAGACTCGTTTGTTGTTCTTGCATGTGTCAGTCGAGACTTGCCTGATGAATCCACAACTTTAGTAATTTCATTTACCGTGGCCTTTACAAGCGTCTCCAAAATAGAGACGACCTGACACTCTAACGAGAGCATTGTGATTAATTTACTTGATTTAGTCTGTTACTACTGATGACAAAGACATTTCCCACTTTAGAAAGAAAGCCAAGGTAAGATTACGTTAAAGCCAACACAGACTTCATCGCGTTGTGATGCAGTGTGGCTCAGTGCTGCCCCTCACTGGGCTGGCGTTCAAACAGTGATTCTATTCGCTAACTTGACctgaaaaataacaattaaaaaaaaaaaaaaattctatgcatgttaaaatatttttaatctaaattttagttttatttggGCATTTTCACTTTGAGGGGAAACTGTAGTGGTATTAGTATAgcccagagattatttagcagagatgggccacttctattcaaatgaattggAAAAATTGGAACGGATGTAGGAAGGGTGGtataaccactgatctatatagatcagtgggtaTAACGCAGAGCCTTTGAATCTACTCTCTAAAACCCATCCAGCCTGTAGGCCCTCTAACTGACATGTTACACCAGGTTCTCCAAGTGCTTCCAAGTAGACGTTGGCCATTGAGTGTCATTCAGATACGATCTGAAACATTTACATATTCAGATTGACAAATCAAGAGGTAATTTACATGTAGCCCTAGGTGTCTTTACATAGAGCAGAGCCATAtatagagagagttgcgacaacggaagttctaaatgcttgatcgtcacgtgattcacgtagacttcagatagttccaggaagtgctttggcgggcatttcaaactgttagagtagagtgacagaactgcgatttctggtaattagtagtcaataaatgcatttattttatatatttatgtaacacaccgacatatgtatgtagcatgagtatgttgttacagcgatgttgtttttttttaagatcaaatcagctaatatttgaggattagtgttcgtttaccgttatttgcctcaacttatttcaggctagggtttctgttgcctttttatgttacctcatgttcattgttttcact
This window harbors:
- the si:dkey-182i3.10 gene encoding zinc finger protein ZFP2, with the protein product MLSLECQVVSILETLVKATVNEITKVVDSSGKSRLTHARTTNESANLEFTTQLNCVLEVQAKEAVEKICRLFSALQRLESTPGQIAQDAQKARLKHVEKQKKIVQKDKTNNRLKKQQAYLTDIGPHRSPSTDQLTQASEEKTAVLVSYEQEIIDVEKEKTVSHSDIKQEPSKTKDTVIITEEVSTDCLENSNYKVSDAAIQNHPPLVPSEKNGVAEDVGCSTLDDAEKSRSFRVLKSTRALASCRRRGKQFSCKHCRKKCDTLILLKAHQVVHAAAGKPFSCSQCGKCFTRKLSLDVHSQLHADRGPFICNPCGETFTEHKQLKNHQRIHHPNKTFTCKVCGKSFPQAYYLTKHLIVHSGEKLHTCDVCGKSFGIHNNLRRHQRIHTGEKPFTCQTCGRSFNQLDSLKAHKRTHTGEKPHKCKTCAQGFVQKWMLKLHEGQHAGQNGHSCVVCGVVSGCINTTKTHLQTHAGQLPVPCTVCGETFGSISTLKSHQQKHGMSNKHRCCVCGKTFQSAGSVKIHERTHTGEKPFSCSVCGKKFSQQTCLKTHQISHTGKRPFSCDVCGKGFCTLGNLRRHQRIHTGEKPFSCDVCGRGFNQSNALKAHKHIHTGEKEYMCDKCGKSFAYPRNLRCHKCL